A single Cupriavidus sp. D39 DNA region contains:
- a CDS encoding DUF2855 family protein, translating to MDLTKHSNHGAHNDSAAEQALTVTRLLTRKHALNESRLEARQERTDAAPGEVLLKLDRFALTTNNITYAAFGDAMNYWQFFPTGQQEWGHMPVWGFADVLDSKVPGVAAGERFYGYFPIASHIRMQPERVTERGFYDALEHRRALTSAYNQYTRVTHDAAYAPELENYQMLYRPLFITSYMLADFLEDNRFFSATRLVVSSASSKTAYGTAFCLRDIPGISLAAITSERNRAFVEGLGCYEEVVSYDRLETLATDVPTLYVDFSGDEALRARVHHHFGGALVYDCFAGSAQNTGFLRDTGLPGPKPEFYFAPVQIRKRNADWGPEGVNQRFNAAQRAFIDYVKEPANGWLTLIEEQGFGAAQERIASLVAGGSEPKAGYVVRLG from the coding sequence ATGGATCTGACGAAGCACAGCAACCACGGCGCTCACAACGATAGCGCCGCCGAACAAGCGCTCACGGTCACCCGCCTGCTGACACGCAAGCATGCCCTAAATGAAAGCCGGCTGGAAGCGCGCCAGGAACGCACCGACGCCGCCCCCGGCGAAGTCCTGCTCAAGCTCGACCGCTTCGCGCTCACCACCAACAACATCACCTACGCCGCCTTTGGCGACGCCATGAACTACTGGCAGTTCTTTCCCACCGGGCAACAGGAATGGGGCCATATGCCGGTGTGGGGCTTTGCCGATGTGTTGGACTCCAAGGTGCCCGGCGTGGCGGCAGGCGAGCGCTTCTACGGCTACTTTCCCATCGCCAGCCATATCCGCATGCAGCCCGAGCGCGTGACCGAGCGCGGCTTCTACGATGCCCTCGAGCACCGCCGGGCCCTGACCTCCGCCTACAACCAGTACACCCGCGTGACCCATGACGCCGCCTACGCGCCCGAGCTGGAGAACTACCAGATGCTGTACCGGCCGCTGTTCATCACGTCATACATGCTGGCCGACTTCCTCGAGGACAACCGCTTTTTCAGCGCCACGCGGCTGGTGGTGTCCAGCGCCTCCAGCAAGACCGCCTATGGCACCGCCTTCTGCCTGCGCGACATCCCCGGCATCTCGCTGGCCGCCATCACCTCGGAGCGCAACCGCGCCTTTGTCGAAGGCCTTGGCTGCTACGAGGAAGTGGTCAGCTACGACAGGCTGGAAACGCTCGCCACCGACGTGCCCACGCTCTACGTGGACTTCTCCGGCGACGAAGCGCTGCGCGCACGCGTGCACCATCACTTTGGCGGCGCGCTGGTGTACGACTGCTTTGCCGGCTCGGCGCAGAACACGGGCTTTTTGCGCGACACCGGCCTGCCCGGGCCCAAGCCCGAGTTCTATTTCGCGCCGGTGCAGATCCGCAAGCGCAACGCCGACTGGGGGCCCGAAGGCGTGAACCAGCGCTTCAACGCCGCGCAGCGCGCATTTATCGATTACGTGAAGGAGCCGGCGAACGGCTGGCTGACGCTGATCGAAGAGCAGGGCTTCGGCGCGGCGCAGGAGAGGATTGCGAGCCTGGTGGCAGGTGGGAGCGAGCCGAAGGCGGGGTACGTCGTACGGCTCGGTTGA
- a CDS encoding TetR/AcrR family transcriptional regulator: MYRRKPAAGFGNAGAAAEPARAPARPLKRPSQQRARFTVDAIYEAFVRIWRARGWDGVTTRAVALEAGCSVGTLYEYFPNKEALLSGYVRHTIELLLARIEAEVALAPGLDWRTRVRRLVRLTCGADDATLEGFEREMLMLEARIAETKHHRRVFDELYGAWQRALAACPDLPGAPDAAAVRSLLEAVWGARRYRLLLQAAEPSRAAWVAQMERLCLLALGAAPLSLDLTDPMDPADRS; encoded by the coding sequence ATGTATCGCCGCAAGCCGGCCGCCGGGTTCGGAAACGCGGGTGCCGCGGCCGAGCCCGCGCGGGCGCCTGCCAGGCCGCTGAAACGCCCGTCGCAGCAGCGCGCGCGCTTTACCGTGGACGCCATTTACGAGGCTTTTGTTCGGATATGGCGGGCGCGCGGCTGGGACGGCGTGACCACGCGCGCGGTGGCGCTGGAGGCCGGCTGCTCCGTGGGCACCTTGTACGAATACTTCCCCAACAAGGAGGCGCTGCTCTCCGGCTATGTGCGCCACACCATCGAGCTGCTGCTGGCGCGCATCGAGGCCGAGGTGGCGCTCGCGCCCGGGCTGGACTGGCGCACGCGCGTCCGGCGCCTGGTACGGCTGACCTGCGGCGCCGACGATGCCACGCTGGAGGGTTTCGAACGCGAGATGCTCATGCTGGAAGCGCGCATCGCCGAGACCAAGCATCATCGCCGTGTGTTCGATGAGCTGTACGGGGCCTGGCAGCGCGCGCTGGCGGCGTGCCCGGATCTGCCGGGCGCGCCGGACGCCGCCGCGGTGCGAAGCCTGCTGGAGGCGGTCTGGGGCGCGCGCCGGTATCGCCTGCTGTTGCAGGCTGCCGAACCCTCGCGGGCGGCATGGGTGGCGCAGATGGAGCGGCTCTGCCTGCTGGCGCTGGGCGCGGCGCCGTTGTCTTTGGATCTTACGGATCCTATGGATCCTGCGGATCGCTCCTGA
- a CDS encoding CDGSH iron-sulfur domain-containing protein produces the protein MATESVAGKRVIVLFDDSRCIHSRHCVLDRPDVFEPGVQGEWIHPDNATAEEIAEIAHNCPSGAISYQNIDGSPGEAAPLVNVVRVLENGPLALRAAITIDGQPAGFRLTLCRCGASRNKPLCDSSHASTGFVASGEAATVASEPLAQRDGPLEIHPIPNGPLRVKGNLEVISGTGRTITRMTEAWFCRCGQSGNKPFCDGTHKKVGFRSDPQDP, from the coding sequence ATGGCCACCGAGTCCGTTGCCGGCAAGCGCGTCATCGTGCTCTTCGACGACAGCCGTTGCATCCATTCGCGCCACTGCGTGCTGGACCGCCCGGACGTGTTCGAGCCCGGCGTACAGGGCGAGTGGATCCACCCCGACAACGCCACCGCCGAGGAAATCGCGGAGATTGCGCACAACTGTCCATCGGGCGCCATCTCCTACCAGAACATCGACGGCTCCCCCGGCGAGGCGGCGCCCCTGGTCAATGTGGTACGCGTGCTCGAGAACGGCCCGCTGGCGCTGCGCGCCGCCATCACCATCGATGGCCAGCCCGCAGGCTTTCGCCTGACGCTGTGCCGCTGCGGCGCTTCGCGCAACAAGCCCCTGTGCGACAGCAGCCACGCCAGCACGGGTTTCGTCGCCAGCGGCGAGGCCGCCACCGTGGCATCGGAACCCCTGGCGCAGCGCGACGGGCCCCTCGAAATCCATCCCATCCCCAACGGACCGCTGCGCGTCAAAGGCAATCTTGAAGTGATCAGCGGCACCGGCAGGACCATCACCCGGATGACCGAGGCCTGGTTTTGCCGCTGCGGCCAGTCGGGCAACAAGCCGTTCTGCGACGGCACGCACAAGAAGGTGGGGTTCAGGAGCGATCCGCAGGATCCATAG
- a CDS encoding glutathione peroxidase, whose translation MRSLPEQRSRALQRIALSGALVLAAAAAVVATPRLAQAADAPAAAVATAAKPAGACPASLNFKFPRLQDEAPQNLCQYAGKVVVVVNTASYCGFTPQYEGLEALYAKYRERGLVVLGFPSNDFSQEPGSSKEIADFCYNTYGVKFPMLGKSHVRGSDANPMYALLAKQSGTTPKWNFYKYVIDRNGQVVGSYNSMTKPDDKQFVSKIEQLLDGAR comes from the coding sequence ATGCGCAGCCTTCCCGAACAGCGCTCACGCGCCTTGCAACGCATCGCCTTGTCGGGTGCGTTGGTCCTGGCCGCTGCCGCCGCTGTCGTCGCCACCCCGCGTCTTGCGCAAGCCGCCGATGCCCCCGCAGCGGCAGTAGCCACGGCCGCCAAGCCGGCCGGCGCCTGCCCGGCTTCGCTCAACTTCAAGTTCCCCCGCCTGCAGGACGAAGCGCCGCAAAACCTCTGCCAGTACGCCGGCAAGGTCGTGGTGGTGGTCAATACCGCTAGCTATTGCGGCTTTACCCCGCAGTACGAAGGGCTGGAGGCGCTGTACGCCAAGTATCGCGAACGCGGGCTGGTGGTGCTGGGCTTCCCCTCGAACGACTTCTCGCAGGAGCCCGGGTCTTCCAAGGAGATCGCGGACTTTTGCTACAACACCTACGGCGTGAAATTCCCCATGCTGGGCAAGTCGCATGTGCGCGGCAGCGATGCCAATCCCATGTATGCGCTGCTGGCCAAGCAGTCCGGCACCACGCCCAAGTGGAATTTCTACAAGTACGTGATCGACCGCAACGGCCAGGTGGTGGGCAGCTACAACAGCATGACCAAGCCCGACGACAAGCAGTTCGTCAGCAAGATCGAGCAGCTGCTGGACGGCGCACGCTAA
- a CDS encoding MFS transporter — MSCPASTLNTAPPGIAPGTPELTGALTLFFAAAVGVMVINLFAAQPLTGPVSAALGLPPAWRGLVATLPQLGYATGLLLLVPLADLLENRRLVAGTLLMCAAMLALAAMAWSGAVFFLAVFAAGAGSCAIQMLVPLAALMAPPARRGRAVGNVMSGLMLGILLSRPLASLLAGAGGWRACYAMLAGLDALLAAVLLRWLPSRRPASGHRYASLIASMWQLLRSQPVLRQHALTAALSMAAFSAFWTAVALRLAQPPFALGSHGLALFALAGAAGAVAAPVAGRLGDHGHGRAGTVVSQLAVLAALLLAGAAAGGWFGFAAEAHRALALGLLVVAAIVLDAGVTADQTFGRREINLLDAAARGRLNGLFVGIFFVGGASGALVGGAAWAVGGWQAVCLAGIGFAALNLVAHGFMMRSRAVRIVA; from the coding sequence ATGTCTTGCCCCGCTTCCACCCTGAACACGGCCCCGCCAGGCATCGCGCCCGGCACGCCCGAGCTGACCGGCGCGCTGACGCTGTTCTTCGCCGCCGCCGTCGGTGTGATGGTGATCAACCTGTTCGCCGCCCAGCCCCTGACCGGGCCCGTCAGCGCCGCGCTTGGCCTGCCGCCCGCCTGGCGCGGGCTGGTAGCGACGCTGCCGCAGCTTGGCTATGCCACTGGCTTGCTGTTGCTGGTGCCGCTGGCCGACCTGCTGGAGAACCGCCGACTGGTGGCCGGCACGCTGCTGATGTGCGCGGCCATGCTCGCGCTGGCGGCGATGGCGTGGTCGGGCGCGGTGTTCTTCCTGGCGGTATTTGCCGCCGGCGCGGGCTCCTGCGCCATCCAGATGCTGGTGCCGCTGGCCGCGCTGATGGCGCCGCCTGCGCGGCGCGGGCGTGCGGTGGGCAATGTGATGAGCGGGCTGATGCTGGGCATCCTGCTGTCGCGCCCGCTGGCCAGCCTGCTGGCCGGCGCGGGCGGATGGCGTGCCTGCTACGCCATGCTGGCGGGGCTCGATGCCTTGCTGGCAGCCGTGCTGCTGCGCTGGCTGCCAAGCCGCAGGCCGGCCAGCGGCCATCGCTACGCCAGCCTGATTGCCTCGATGTGGCAGTTGCTGCGCAGCCAGCCGGTGCTGCGCCAGCACGCACTGACCGCAGCGCTGTCGATGGCGGCTTTCAGCGCGTTCTGGACCGCGGTGGCCCTGCGGCTGGCGCAGCCGCCGTTTGCGCTAGGCAGCCATGGCTTGGCGCTGTTCGCGCTGGCCGGCGCGGCAGGCGCGGTGGCGGCGCCGGTGGCCGGCCGCCTGGGCGATCATGGCCATGGCCGGGCCGGCACGGTGGTGTCGCAGCTGGCCGTACTGGCCGCGTTGCTGCTGGCGGGGGCGGCGGCCGGTGGCTGGTTCGGCTTCGCGGCCGAGGCGCACCGGGCGCTGGCGCTTGGCCTGCTGGTGGTGGCCGCCATCGTGCTGGACGCTGGCGTCACCGCCGACCAGACCTTTGGCCGGCGCGAGATCAACCTGCTGGACGCGGCCGCGCGCGGCCGGCTCAACGGCTTGTTCGTGGGGATCTTCTTCGTGGGTGGCGCATCGGGCGCGCTGGTGGGTGGCGCCGCCTGGGCGGTTGGGGGCTGGCAAGCGGTGTGCCTGGCCGGGATTGGCTTTGCCGCGCTCAACCTGGTGGCGCACGGCTTCATGATGCGAAGCCGTGCGGTGAGGATTGTCGCTTAG
- a CDS encoding LysR family transcriptional regulator yields MNTRDIEAFIAVVEAGSMVRAATRLHLTQPGLTRRVQSLEALIGVALLDRQAKPLRPTAAGQEVYELGKRVLHATDDLMSRAARGAQVVGELRLGVPPFLSEMALDRPIDLLREQFPTLTVRVRAGWTPGLLDQAESGKVDVAAVLLPDGVAPPAALTARELGRYTTLIVAGRGLAFPPKGVSLRDLAAYPWVLNQDGCGMRSALRHALDAAHLPFNVAVEAFGAELQLSLVARGIGIGAVTPEVLAGSAHRDAVQVVPVRDFRAGLTAWLLHAPLPRRLGAPLELLFNALREEIASTAIASGLAAPAAPVASEHD; encoded by the coding sequence ATGAACACCCGCGACATCGAAGCCTTTATCGCCGTAGTGGAAGCCGGCTCGATGGTGCGCGCCGCCACCCGCCTGCACCTGACCCAGCCGGGCTTGACCCGCCGCGTGCAAAGCCTGGAAGCGCTCATCGGCGTGGCCTTGCTGGACCGCCAGGCCAAGCCGCTGCGCCCGACCGCCGCCGGGCAGGAGGTCTACGAGCTGGGCAAGCGCGTGCTGCACGCCACCGACGACCTGATGTCGCGCGCCGCGCGCGGCGCGCAGGTGGTGGGCGAGTTGCGCCTAGGCGTGCCGCCGTTCCTGTCCGAGATGGCGCTGGACCGCCCCATAGACCTGCTGCGCGAGCAGTTCCCCACGCTGACCGTGCGCGTGAGGGCAGGCTGGACGCCGGGTTTGCTCGATCAAGCGGAAAGCGGCAAGGTCGATGTAGCTGCCGTGCTGCTGCCCGATGGCGTGGCGCCGCCGGCCGCGCTCACCGCGCGCGAGCTGGGCCGCTACACCACGCTGATAGTGGCCGGGCGCGGGCTGGCGTTCCCGCCCAAGGGCGTGAGCCTGCGCGACCTCGCCGCGTACCCTTGGGTGCTCAACCAGGACGGCTGCGGCATGCGCTCGGCGCTGCGCCACGCGCTGGATGCCGCGCACCTGCCGTTCAACGTGGCCGTGGAGGCCTTCGGCGCTGAGTTGCAGTTGTCGCTGGTGGCGCGGGGCATCGGCATCGGCGCGGTCACGCCGGAAGTGCTGGCGGGCAGCGCGCACCGCGATGCGGTGCAGGTGGTGCCGGTGCGGGATTTTCGCGCGGGGCTCACCGCCTGGCTGCTGCACGCGCCGCTGCCGCGCAGGCTGGGCGCGCCGCTCGAGTTGTTGTTCAACGCGCTGCGCGAAGAAATCGCCTCGACGGCGATCGCGTCAGGTCTCGCGGCACCTGCCGCACCTGTCGCATCTGAGCACGACTGA
- the gstA gene encoding glutathione transferase GstA: MKLYYSPGACSLAVHIALREAGLPFTLAKVDLAQHKLAEPEHGSDDFYKVSPRGYVPLLQLDDGARHTEAASLLQYVADLAPGKALLPAAGTRERLEAVGWLTLVSTELHKVFSPWLWHKETAESTREDCKAKVALRFAELDRHLATRDYLCGKQFTVVDAYCFAVANWANFLNMPLNPYPALQAYLSRVAARPKVHEALVAEGLARD, translated from the coding sequence ATGAAGCTCTACTACTCCCCTGGCGCTTGCTCCCTGGCCGTCCATATCGCATTGCGCGAAGCAGGCCTGCCATTCACGCTCGCCAAGGTCGACCTGGCACAGCACAAGCTGGCCGAGCCGGAACACGGCAGCGATGACTTCTACAAGGTGAGCCCGCGCGGCTATGTGCCGCTGCTGCAACTGGACGATGGCGCGCGCCATACCGAAGCCGCGTCGCTGCTGCAATACGTGGCGGACCTCGCCCCGGGCAAGGCGCTGCTGCCGGCGGCCGGCACCCGGGAACGCCTGGAAGCGGTGGGCTGGCTGACGCTGGTCTCAACCGAGTTGCACAAGGTCTTCAGTCCGTGGCTTTGGCACAAGGAAACCGCGGAAAGCACGCGCGAGGATTGCAAGGCCAAGGTGGCCCTGCGCTTCGCCGAACTGGACCGGCACCTGGCCACCCGCGATTACCTGTGCGGCAAGCAGTTCACCGTGGTCGACGCCTACTGCTTCGCTGTGGCCAACTGGGCCAATTTCCTGAACATGCCGCTCAACCCTTACCCCGCGCTGCAGGCCTACCTGTCGCGCGTGGCTGCGCGGCCCAAGGTGCACGAAGCGCTGGTGGCCGAAGGGCTGGCGCGCGATTGA
- a CDS encoding LysR family transcriptional regulator → MAEEFDWALMRSFLAVMEAGSLLGAARQLSSSQPTLGRHVAQLEAQLGVPLFERTGHGLQPTDAARAIAGHARAMQQGADAVARTLARDQAGIAGTVRISASRAVASYLLPPLLADLRLHEPQIAIEVVSSNVVSNLLRREADIAIRMVRPTQASLIARKVASVALCACAHEDYLRRKGVPRTAQDLLRFDLIGYDHDDTILRGFRAMGVEVAREAFAVRSDDDIVLWQSIRAGLGVGFAARYIAAGDARVRTVLPALSIPPLPVWLTVHREIRGSARIRAVYDFWPAPFPPRWQRREHTLSPPYSSSLTCSAR, encoded by the coding sequence ATGGCCGAAGAATTCGACTGGGCGCTGATGCGCTCCTTCCTGGCCGTGATGGAGGCCGGCAGCCTGCTGGGCGCGGCGCGCCAGCTGTCCAGCAGCCAGCCCACGCTTGGGCGCCACGTGGCGCAACTGGAGGCGCAGCTCGGCGTGCCGCTGTTCGAGCGCACCGGCCACGGCCTGCAGCCCACCGATGCCGCGCGCGCCATCGCCGGGCACGCGCGCGCCATGCAGCAAGGGGCCGATGCGGTAGCGCGCACGCTGGCGCGCGACCAGGCGGGCATTGCGGGGACGGTGCGCATCTCCGCCAGCCGCGCGGTGGCGAGCTACCTGCTGCCGCCGCTGCTGGCGGACCTGCGCCTGCACGAGCCGCAAATCGCCATCGAAGTGGTGTCGTCCAACGTCGTCAGCAACCTGCTGCGGCGCGAGGCCGATATCGCCATCCGCATGGTGCGGCCCACGCAGGCCTCGCTGATCGCGCGCAAGGTGGCGTCCGTGGCGCTATGCGCCTGCGCCCACGAGGACTACCTGCGGCGCAAGGGCGTGCCGCGCACGGCGCAAGACCTGTTGCGCTTTGACCTGATCGGCTATGACCACGACGACACGATCTTGCGCGGCTTTCGCGCCATGGGCGTGGAGGTCGCCCGCGAGGCGTTTGCGGTGCGCAGCGATGACGATATCGTGCTGTGGCAGTCGATCCGCGCCGGCCTGGGCGTGGGCTTTGCGGCGCGCTATATCGCCGCCGGCGATGCGCGCGTGCGCACCGTGCTGCCGGCGCTGTCCATTCCGCCGCTGCCGGTCTGGCTCACCGTGCACAGGGAAATCCGCGGCAGCGCGCGCATCCGCGCGGTCTACGATTTTTGGCCAGCGCCATTCCCGCCGCGCTGGCAGCGCCGTGAGCATACGCTCTCACCGCCCTACTCATCCAGCCTGACATGCTCCGCCAGATGA
- a CDS encoding sugar nucleotide-binding protein translates to MVFRRCHKGNAMQENVMRDTVLILGANGRLGRTLVDAFAAAGWTVLAQARRALAGTVPQNVRGLAIDVADTAQLLAAARGASVVVNALNPVYTEWEQHAEALARSAMAVAQALDALLLFPGNVYNFGESMPALLRPDTAERPSARKGEIRRAIEAAMRERAPGLRSVIIRAGDFFGGPGRGAWMDLAIAKSLDQGKVVYPGPRDRAHAWAYLPDLAQAFEAVARRHADLRGHTVLHFAGYTLTGDELVSALAEASGMPHAPRVGGMPWWLIRTGAAVVPMWRELAEMAYLWKVPHALDGTALAALVGELPRTPLKQALRASLGELGLRVAA, encoded by the coding sequence ATGGTCTTCAGGCGATGCCACAAGGGGAACGCGATGCAGGAGAACGTGATGCGCGACACCGTATTGATACTCGGCGCCAACGGCCGGCTCGGCCGCACCTTGGTGGACGCCTTTGCCGCCGCCGGCTGGACCGTGCTGGCGCAGGCACGCCGTGCGCTGGCCGGCACTGTGCCGCAAAATGTGCGCGGCCTGGCCATCGACGTGGCCGACACCGCGCAACTGCTCGCCGCGGCGCGCGGCGCCAGTGTGGTGGTGAACGCGCTCAACCCGGTCTATACCGAGTGGGAGCAGCACGCCGAAGCGCTGGCGCGCAGCGCGATGGCGGTGGCGCAGGCGCTGGACGCCCTGCTGCTGTTTCCCGGCAACGTCTACAACTTCGGCGAGTCGATGCCTGCGCTGCTGCGCCCCGACACCGCCGAGCGGCCCAGCGCGCGCAAGGGCGAGATCCGCCGCGCCATCGAGGCCGCCATGCGCGAGCGCGCGCCCGGGCTGCGCAGCGTGATCATCCGCGCCGGCGACTTCTTCGGCGGCCCGGGCCGCGGCGCATGGATGGACCTGGCGATCGCCAAGTCGCTCGATCAAGGCAAGGTGGTCTATCCCGGCCCGCGCGACCGCGCGCATGCCTGGGCCTACCTGCCCGACCTGGCGCAGGCCTTCGAGGCGGTGGCACGGCGCCACGCGGATCTGCGGGGACACACCGTGCTGCATTTCGCGGGATATACGCTAACGGGCGATGAACTGGTGAGCGCGCTGGCCGAAGCCAGCGGCATGCCGCACGCACCGCGCGTGGGGGGCATGCCGTGGTGGCTGATCCGCACCGGCGCAGCGGTGGTGCCGATGTGGCGCGAGCTGGCCGAGATGGCTTACTTGTGGAAGGTGCCGCACGCGCTCGATGGCACGGCGTTGGCAGCCTTGGTGGGCGAGCTGCCGCGCACGCCGCTCAAGCAAGCGCTGCGCGCAAGCCTGGGCGAACTGGGTTTGCGGGTGGCGGCCTGA
- a CDS encoding isochorismatase family protein: MRQALLIVDVQPTFSPPQWLIDGLLPLIGQMPSVATVEHHDESRTPFMRQLGWAPGTGDQSLIPADRVFVKHGYLPSADAIAYLGELAPERVLVAGIQTETCVLAAGFALFDAGLQPTLISDLTVGSSLDPSGALGAKLWRHHFGSVVTRADIIAQA, translated from the coding sequence TTGCGACAAGCCTTGTTGATCGTCGATGTCCAGCCCACGTTCTCGCCGCCGCAATGGCTGATCGATGGCCTGCTGCCACTGATCGGCCAGATGCCTTCGGTGGCGACCGTGGAACACCATGACGAATCGCGCACGCCATTCATGCGCCAGCTCGGCTGGGCACCCGGCACCGGCGACCAGTCCCTGATTCCGGCGGATCGCGTGTTCGTGAAGCATGGTTATCTTCCGTCCGCCGACGCGATTGCGTATCTGGGCGAGCTGGCGCCGGAACGTGTCCTTGTTGCAGGCATCCAGACCGAGACCTGCGTGCTGGCTGCGGGCTTCGCGCTGTTTGATGCGGGCCTGCAGCCTACGCTGATCTCCGACCTCACCGTCGGGTCTTCTCTCGATCCTTCCGGTGCGCTGGGCGCGAAGCTGTGGCGGCATCATTTCGGCAGCGTGGTGACACGCGCCGACATCATTGCGCAAGCCTAG
- a CDS encoding aspartate/glutamate racemase family protein has product MRILVVNPNISESVTELIRAEATRTASPGTSLTMATAQFGVAYIETRFEALVGGYATACAAAEHQGQFDGLVVAAFGDPGLAGLKELFNVPVVGMTEAALASACLLGQRFSIIAISHRIEAWYRECVAANGLTSRLASVRSLQQPLRDIGSVQEDHAARLEELSLKAVREDGADVIIVAGAPLAGLARTLKDRIPVPVVDGVSSAIRHCESLVALAPTGAAEGSFARPPRKPNRGLPPTLAAMLD; this is encoded by the coding sequence ATGCGTATTCTTGTTGTTAATCCCAATATTTCAGAGAGCGTTACCGAGCTGATTCGCGCGGAGGCCACGCGTACCGCTTCGCCTGGCACTTCGCTGACGATGGCTACCGCGCAGTTCGGCGTGGCTTATATCGAGACGCGGTTCGAGGCGCTGGTGGGCGGCTATGCGACGGCTTGCGCGGCCGCCGAGCATCAGGGGCAGTTCGACGGCCTGGTGGTAGCGGCATTTGGCGATCCGGGCCTGGCGGGCTTGAAGGAACTCTTCAACGTGCCGGTGGTGGGCATGACGGAAGCGGCGCTGGCCAGCGCGTGCCTGCTTGGGCAGCGCTTCTCCATCATTGCGATTTCGCACCGGATCGAGGCCTGGTACCGCGAGTGCGTGGCGGCCAACGGGCTGACCTCGCGGCTGGCCAGCGTGCGTTCGTTGCAGCAGCCGTTGCGCGATATCGGCAGCGTGCAGGAGGATCACGCGGCGCGGCTGGAGGAGCTAAGCCTGAAGGCGGTGCGCGAGGATGGCGCGGATGTGATCATCGTGGCCGGCGCGCCGCTGGCCGGGCTGGCGCGTACGCTCAAGGACCGGATTCCGGTGCCGGTGGTGGATGGCGTGTCGAGCGCGATCCGGCATTGCGAGAGCCTGGTTGCGCTAGCGCCCACAGGCGCGGCGGAGGGCAGCTTTGCGCGGCCGCCGCGCAAGCCGAATCGCGGGTTGCCGCCTACGCTGGCGGCGATGCTGGACTAA